One window from the genome of Gimesia aquarii encodes:
- the yaaA gene encoding peroxide stress protein YaaA, with protein MLTVISPAKSLNLEAQKQTSKFSMPEFLDESEALVKKLRRMSRKSLSELMGISADLAELNHGRFAQWSRPFSAKNAKQAVLTFNGDVYQGLEASRFKARDLAFAQDHLRILSGLYGLLRPLDLMQAYRLEMGTSLSTARGKTLYDFWGEKITDRLNEILSTHKHDVLVNLASNEYFKSVKPGLLTGRVITPVFKEIKEGKSRTIALFAKQARGKMAGWMILNRIDKPEELTEFNVDKYKYVAKESTADKLVFARPQPPPVGK; from the coding sequence ATGTTAACTGTCATCTCTCCCGCCAAATCTTTGAATCTGGAAGCGCAAAAACAGACATCGAAATTCTCGATGCCCGAATTTCTCGACGAATCAGAGGCTCTCGTCAAGAAACTACGCCGTATGTCCCGAAAGTCACTGAGCGAACTTATGGGCATTAGCGCGGATCTGGCGGAGTTGAATCATGGCCGTTTTGCCCAATGGTCACGCCCCTTCTCTGCCAAAAATGCAAAACAAGCGGTTCTCACGTTTAATGGCGACGTCTATCAGGGACTCGAAGCCAGTCGTTTCAAAGCACGCGACTTAGCATTCGCACAAGACCACTTGCGGATTCTCTCTGGCCTGTATGGTCTGCTACGTCCGCTGGATCTGATGCAGGCATATCGGCTTGAAATGGGTACAAGTCTGTCGACCGCGCGCGGTAAGACACTGTATGACTTCTGGGGAGAAAAGATCACTGACAGACTCAATGAAATCCTGTCTACACATAAACACGACGTCTTGGTTAATCTGGCCTCCAATGAATACTTCAAATCGGTCAAGCCCGGTTTGTTGACGGGGCGTGTCATTACCCCTGTCTTTAAGGAAATCAAAGAAGGAAAATCACGCACAATTGCCCTGTTCGCCAAACAGGCGCGCGGAAAAATGGCGGGCTGGATGATTCTGAATCGGATTGATAAACCAGAGGAACTCACAGAGTTTAACGTCGACAAATATAAATACGTCGCTAAAGAATCGACTGCCGACAAATTGGTCTTTGCGCGCCCACAACCTCCGCCGGTCGGAAAATAA
- a CDS encoding RNA polymerase sigma factor, giving the protein MTSDAIQSLDEHFYRHESGRLTSLLTNRFGLQNIELIEDAVQEALLRSLDSWKLGGLPDNPPAWLYRVATNCVLDALRRQQTVKKSSAELQQYQSRLNEDSQSESGACSDSNEEESILRMMCVCCHEDLPAESRISLSLRTLCGFSIGEISQGLLTNKETTKKRITRAKKFFISERIPFEIPVDEAFHKRIESMHLVLYLLFTEGYNSSRPDTLIRREICAEAIRLCQRLIDREEFSTPATHALLALMLFHAARFEARLDNEGCILLMDQQDRSLWDKNLIASAAAQLQFAATGNELTRYHLEAGISATHCLAPSFSETNWDAILKSYDLLIKFYPSPVVALNRAVVIAQLEGPQQGIKAIQNIRGIQLLKNYHLLEATLGELHLRCKEFSKARRYFLQAREKTTSHTEQLLLDQKLKKCE; this is encoded by the coding sequence GTGACATCCGATGCCATTCAGAGTCTCGACGAACACTTTTACCGGCATGAGTCGGGGCGTCTGACTTCACTTTTGACAAACCGCTTTGGTTTACAAAATATAGAACTCATCGAAGATGCGGTTCAAGAGGCTCTGTTGCGCTCGTTGGATAGTTGGAAGCTGGGAGGTCTACCCGACAACCCTCCAGCCTGGCTCTACCGTGTGGCAACGAACTGTGTTCTGGATGCACTACGACGACAGCAGACGGTAAAAAAATCGTCAGCCGAATTACAGCAGTATCAGTCGCGCTTGAATGAGGATTCTCAAAGCGAATCAGGAGCTTGCTCAGACAGTAATGAGGAAGAAAGCATCTTACGGATGATGTGCGTCTGCTGTCATGAGGATTTACCGGCGGAATCACGCATCTCTTTATCCTTGAGAACGCTTTGTGGATTCAGTATTGGAGAAATCTCTCAAGGATTACTCACCAATAAAGAAACCACGAAAAAACGAATTACACGTGCAAAAAAATTCTTTATTTCAGAACGCATTCCTTTCGAAATCCCCGTAGATGAAGCGTTTCACAAGCGGATCGAATCGATGCACCTTGTCCTCTATTTACTGTTTACCGAAGGGTATAACTCTTCGCGGCCCGACACGCTCATTCGTCGAGAAATCTGTGCGGAAGCGATTCGGCTTTGTCAGCGACTGATTGATCGGGAAGAGTTTTCGACACCTGCGACGCACGCATTATTAGCACTAATGCTGTTTCATGCCGCGCGATTCGAAGCACGCCTTGATAACGAAGGTTGTATTCTCTTGATGGATCAGCAGGACCGCAGTCTCTGGGACAAGAATTTAATCGCTTCGGCCGCCGCACAGTTACAATTTGCCGCAACCGGGAACGAATTGACGCGCTATCATCTGGAAGCAGGCATTTCCGCCACCCATTGTCTGGCGCCCAGCTTCTCTGAAACCAATTGGGACGCGATCTTGAAGTCATATGATTTATTGATAAAGTTCTATCCTTCACCGGTGGTGGCTTTAAATCGTGCTGTGGTCATCGCGCAACTGGAAGGACCGCAGCAAGGGATCAAAGCGATCCAGAATATTCGCGGGATTCAGCTGCTGAAAAACTACCATCTACTCGAAGCAACACTCGGCGAACTGCATCTGAGATGTAAAGAATTTTCCAAAGCACGCCGTTACTTTTTGCAGGCTCGAGAAAAAACCACATCTCATACCGAGCAATTACTATTGGATCAAAAACTGAAAAAGTGCGAATGA
- a CDS encoding polysaccharide deacetylase family protein — protein MNQYLGPSSKSKQSQTTISRRQFLSSSAATVAGLSMVSRLVADEEKTDLATNESKALIAISYDLEMSAGYPIKGKPRNAYPWDHQKGNLNDETKQYTVESCRIVKEAGGVLHSFLVGQVLEHKNVDWLKQIIQAGHPIGNHTYDHVRITAKNPNDIQYRFQRAPWLIKGKTPAEVISENIRLCELAMRQRLGIKPAGFRTPYAFANGIADRVDLQEMLLSLGYTWTSSQYRGPTNVNRKNPTKADFDAFIATHKQHQPYVYPTGLIEVPFSPPMDVGAFRGRSWKLDDFLQLIEKSVLWAIENRATYDFGVHPSVMYVEDPEFKAIKLICNLVKAAGDRAAIVDLDTFARRARQQYEKTKS, from the coding sequence ATGAACCAGTACCTGGGCCCATCTTCGAAATCAAAACAATCTCAAACTACGATTTCACGTCGTCAATTTTTGAGTAGTAGTGCAGCAACAGTGGCAGGACTTTCGATGGTCTCTCGACTTGTTGCCGATGAAGAAAAAACCGATCTCGCTACGAATGAGAGTAAAGCGTTGATTGCAATTTCCTATGATCTGGAGATGTCCGCCGGTTATCCAATCAAAGGCAAACCGCGAAACGCCTATCCCTGGGATCATCAAAAAGGGAATCTCAACGACGAAACGAAGCAATACACAGTGGAATCATGTCGCATAGTCAAAGAGGCGGGCGGCGTGCTGCATTCGTTTCTTGTGGGCCAGGTTTTGGAACATAAAAACGTTGACTGGCTCAAACAGATCATTCAAGCAGGACATCCGATCGGCAATCATACTTACGATCATGTCAGAATTACAGCCAAAAATCCAAACGATATTCAATATCGTTTCCAGCGCGCTCCCTGGTTGATTAAAGGAAAAACGCCCGCAGAAGTCATCTCAGAAAATATCAGATTATGTGAGTTGGCAATGCGACAGCGGCTGGGTATCAAACCGGCCGGTTTCCGAACACCCTACGCTTTTGCGAATGGGATTGCGGACCGAGTCGACCTGCAGGAAATGTTGCTCTCGCTGGGATACACGTGGACCAGTTCTCAATACAGGGGGCCGACCAATGTAAATCGTAAGAATCCGACCAAAGCGGATTTCGATGCGTTTATCGCCACACACAAACAACACCAGCCCTATGTTTATCCGACGGGTCTGATTGAAGTTCCTTTCTCACCCCCGATGGACGTTGGCGCTTTTCGTGGCAGGAGCTGGAAACTCGATGATTTCCTGCAACTCATTGAGAAAAGTGTCCTCTGGGCCATTGAAAACCGGGCAACTTATGACTTCGGAGTTCATCCCTCGGTCATGTATGTCGAAGACCCGGAGTTTAAAGCCATCAAACTTATCTGCAACCTTGTCAAAGCGGCAGGTGACCGTGCCGCGATCGTTGATCTGGACACCTTCGCCCGACGTGCCAGGCAGCAGTATGAAAAAACAAAATCATAA
- a CDS encoding DUF1559 domain-containing protein: MQKHPDKCRGFTLIELLVVIAIIAILIALLLPAVQQAREAARRSQCRNNLKQLGLGLHNYHDVHRALPALWYLRSTGGTGHTGFTMLLPFIDQANLYNRVDFNVEPWRHPESEFLQLAVIGLFRCPSDPGSVNNFDYPVIPLISTRGNYCLNIGVGGWTPRDTRTPKPNAVFSPVSRTRFRDFTDGTSNVVLLAEVLGGLTNDARGSWQTTDVCYYRHDRTPNTRIQDEVRGGTFKYCDETTTGPAPCRHSSNSNNFHTWHLAARSMHEGGVHVLLGDGAVRFVSENIDINTWQNLGRPQDGIPLGEF; this comes from the coding sequence ATGCAAAAGCATCCAGACAAATGCCGCGGATTTACTCTGATCGAGTTGTTAGTTGTAATCGCGATCATTGCAATACTCATTGCGTTGTTACTGCCGGCCGTTCAACAGGCGCGCGAAGCAGCACGCCGCTCACAATGCCGAAATAACCTGAAGCAACTTGGGTTGGGACTTCATAATTACCACGACGTACATCGCGCACTCCCAGCGCTGTGGTATTTAAGATCTACAGGTGGAACAGGACACACAGGTTTCACAATGCTTCTTCCTTTCATTGATCAGGCAAATCTCTATAACAGGGTCGATTTTAACGTTGAACCGTGGAGACACCCTGAAAGCGAATTCCTGCAGCTTGCTGTCATTGGACTATTTCGTTGCCCTTCTGATCCGGGATCAGTCAACAACTTCGATTATCCGGTCATTCCGTTAATTTCGACTCGAGGTAACTATTGCCTCAATATTGGTGTCGGAGGTTGGACTCCACGAGATACGAGAACTCCCAAACCAAACGCAGTTTTTTCACCTGTCAGCAGAACCCGTTTTCGAGACTTTACCGATGGTACCAGTAATGTTGTCCTACTTGCAGAAGTACTCGGAGGCTTAACCAACGACGCTCGTGGTTCGTGGCAGACAACCGATGTGTGTTACTACCGTCACGATCGAACGCCCAACACCAGAATCCAGGATGAAGTGCGGGGAGGAACCTTTAAATACTGTGACGAAACGACGACAGGCCCGGCACCGTGTCGACATTCTTCAAACAGCAATAACTTTCATACCTGGCATCTGGCTGCACGCAGCATGCATGAAGGCGGAGTCCACGTGCTATTGGGCGATGGAGCTGTCCGTTTTGTGAGCGAAAATATCGACATCAATACATGGCAGAATCTGGGAAGACCACAGGATGGGATCCCTTTAGGCGAATTTTAA
- a CDS encoding glycoside hydrolase family 10 protein — translation MAKQTMRTILSLIVITTTTQLSLQSVNAQIEKRPHIKIRGVYGGVPTQLLKQNMTLPELGINAIFMGSGGLTQERVALLKKQGAKVFAEFNTLHVANYLKEHPDAAPIGVDGKVCPAPQGWQGICPTHPGYRKYRMDEFRRVLKKFEIDGIWLDYHHSHASWERAVPDMPETCFCKRCLKQFQRETKTKLPDVPASELSKQLLGKHKETWVQWRCDVFTDWVREFRSVIDETRPQALLGTFHCPWSDTDFNGALKNKLAIDLKAQAKYMDVFSIMPYHARFNHPHDPAWISRQTAWLGKFLGIKGKPGERHKIWPIVQLSDWGESVAVEQVQLVLDHGTRLPATGVMVFRWGSLHPQTDKVDAMIKSYQALKP, via the coding sequence ATGGCAAAACAAACGATGCGAACTATTTTATCACTGATTGTCATCACAACAACGACTCAGCTATCCTTACAATCTGTGAATGCTCAGATTGAAAAGCGCCCCCATATCAAAATCCGTGGTGTTTATGGTGGCGTTCCCACACAATTACTGAAACAGAACATGACATTGCCGGAGTTGGGAATCAATGCGATCTTTATGGGATCGGGTGGCCTGACACAGGAACGCGTTGCGCTTCTCAAAAAACAAGGGGCAAAAGTCTTCGCTGAGTTCAATACACTTCATGTCGCCAACTATCTTAAAGAACATCCCGACGCCGCCCCCATTGGCGTCGATGGAAAGGTTTGTCCCGCTCCCCAGGGTTGGCAGGGGATCTGCCCCACCCATCCCGGCTATCGCAAATATCGTATGGATGAATTTCGTAGAGTGCTCAAGAAATTCGAGATTGACGGCATCTGGCTCGACTACCATCACAGCCACGCCAGTTGGGAACGAGCGGTCCCGGACATGCCCGAAACCTGTTTCTGTAAACGCTGCCTGAAACAGTTCCAGCGCGAAACCAAAACGAAATTACCCGATGTCCCCGCGTCTGAACTCTCAAAACAACTGCTGGGAAAGCATAAAGAGACCTGGGTCCAGTGGCGCTGTGATGTCTTTACAGATTGGGTCCGCGAATTCCGTTCGGTCATTGATGAGACGCGTCCTCAAGCTCTCTTAGGCACATTCCACTGTCCCTGGTCCGACACCGATTTCAACGGCGCGCTCAAAAATAAATTGGCCATTGATCTGAAAGCGCAAGCAAAATATATGGATGTCTTCAGCATTATGCCCTACCATGCCCGGTTCAATCATCCGCATGATCCTGCCTGGATCTCGCGTCAGACAGCCTGGCTGGGGAAGTTCCTCGGCATCAAAGGCAAGCCCGGGGAACGGCACAAAATCTGGCCGATTGTACAACTCTCGGACTGGGGCGAGTCTGTGGCTGTCGAACAAGTACAATTAGTATTAGATCACGGGACGCGCTTACCTGCCACCGGAGTCATGGTCTTTCGCTGGGGCTCATTGCATCCCCAAACTGACAAAGTAGACGCCATGATTAAGTCTTATCAGGCTCTGAAACCGTAA
- a CDS encoding FG-GAP-like repeat-containing protein, translating into MCQRLVLMTVMALLSVIETSISLADSESDIKSGNNTRLQSTTSKFFQLEYIKPDLSFCNAQICVDFDNDGQREILFASRKTKKLQMLNASNGSVIWSKKLAGSQQSISAYDLDGDGKIEILYTVSSPGRLYVLDHTGNVLRKWDSSDFKLGNSAVIVDADGDGQLDGLFGSRSKYLLRLNMADLKLSERRAGWVQCGCHTTAMDVDRDGRWDFFAGSGDDSRGKKGVLHRIDPITLKSLWSYKTNDNASSADPVLVDIDDDGSVEIIKSVDNYARDDAHDAIYAFETDGTLLWKVPDLSGEDSPNVADLDGDGEVEIVGMTFQNEVYCLDAKGRIKWRRNLRPELKHQNSHAYLTPILCDINGDQKMEILALTNGKYFDNTHIFSNKETRANGIVYALSAEGEILDRFDVGGPRYWGDAYVCNLDDDPFLELVITGSGGLDVIETQGFGANTEHFQRRRNYQRLNVVPWAYEDSYFIYRGTKEAVVNLTDNLVLNKQDGKYRSTGKFTTELLTLHPNGRFNKLNYAIRTPNQTSIEVNILNETGKTIRSHVLSGSQLKIDEPVRLEFIFSTTNQSHTPILDSYSLSFNLKEDEIK; encoded by the coding sequence ATGTGCCAGCGTTTGGTACTAATGACTGTCATGGCTCTACTGTCAGTCATCGAAACATCCATCAGTCTTGCGGATTCAGAGTCTGACATTAAATCTGGAAATAATACGAGGTTGCAATCAACCACCAGTAAATTCTTCCAACTCGAATACATCAAGCCTGATCTTAGTTTTTGTAATGCACAGATTTGTGTCGACTTTGACAATGATGGTCAACGAGAAATACTGTTTGCCTCACGAAAAACCAAAAAATTACAGATGCTCAACGCCAGCAATGGCTCTGTGATCTGGAGCAAGAAATTGGCGGGAAGTCAGCAGAGTATTTCGGCCTACGATTTGGACGGTGATGGCAAAATCGAAATTCTTTATACCGTTTCCAGTCCCGGGCGTCTGTACGTGCTCGACCATACCGGGAACGTGCTCCGAAAATGGGATTCCAGTGACTTCAAACTCGGAAATTCGGCAGTGATTGTTGACGCCGACGGGGATGGACAGCTTGATGGATTATTTGGTTCTCGGTCAAAGTATCTACTGCGTCTCAACATGGCGGATTTGAAACTCAGTGAGCGGCGTGCAGGTTGGGTTCAATGTGGCTGTCACACGACAGCGATGGATGTGGACCGAGATGGTCGATGGGACTTCTTCGCAGGTTCTGGCGACGATTCGCGCGGCAAGAAGGGAGTGTTGCATCGTATTGACCCGATCACGCTAAAGAGCCTCTGGTCGTACAAGACAAACGATAACGCTTCGAGTGCCGATCCGGTATTGGTTGATATCGACGATGATGGATCGGTCGAAATCATCAAATCGGTTGACAATTATGCAAGAGATGATGCACACGATGCCATTTACGCTTTTGAAACGGATGGCACACTGCTTTGGAAAGTACCAGACTTGAGTGGTGAAGATTCACCGAACGTGGCCGATCTGGATGGCGATGGAGAAGTGGAAATCGTTGGTATGACATTTCAAAACGAGGTCTATTGTCTGGACGCAAAAGGACGTATCAAGTGGCGCAGGAATCTGCGTCCTGAGCTCAAGCATCAGAACTCGCATGCTTATTTGACACCAATCCTCTGTGATATCAATGGTGATCAAAAAATGGAAATTCTGGCGCTGACCAATGGTAAGTATTTTGATAACACGCATATATTTTCCAATAAAGAGACACGAGCAAATGGAATCGTCTATGCCCTCTCGGCGGAAGGAGAGATCCTTGATCGTTTCGACGTTGGTGGACCACGCTATTGGGGTGATGCCTATGTTTGTAATCTTGACGATGATCCTTTTTTGGAGTTGGTGATCACAGGGAGCGGCGGATTAGATGTGATCGAAACGCAAGGCTTTGGTGCCAATACCGAACATTTTCAACGCCGTCGCAACTATCAGCGACTGAATGTGGTTCCCTGGGCTTATGAAGACTCGTACTTCATCTATCGTGGTACCAAAGAGGCTGTTGTTAACCTGACAGATAATCTGGTGCTAAACAAACAAGATGGCAAATACCGCTCGACAGGTAAATTTACCACTGAACTGCTCACGCTTCATCCCAATGGTCGATTTAACAAACTGAATTATGCTATACGCACACCAAACCAAACATCGATCGAAGTGAATATCTTGAATGAAACCGGGAAAACAATCCGTTCCCATGTTTTGAGCGGTTCACAACTAAAGATTGATGAGCCTGTACGACTTGAATTCATTTTCTCAACAACCAATCAATCACACACACCCATCCTTGATTCTTATTCGCTGTCGTTTAACCTTAAGGAAGATGAAATCAAATAA